A portion of the Mycoplasma sp. (ex Biomphalaria glabrata) genome contains these proteins:
- a CDS encoding histidinol-phosphatase — protein MDIQKIKNCYHSHTIYCKHATLTPEELVQMAISEGFEIIGVSEHVPYKNNRQNGASFRLDINKIKDYFNDMNFLKEKYKDQIKIYTGFECEYYQGEENWYKELSKNPNVDYLIFGNHAYPSENNPIFTTSNPSKNREEGLELYCKSAIKGMRSGLFKYFAHPDVFMKNEQCWDSLTESISRDIIACAIECDIPLGFNFTGYLIGKREFKHGLRYIYPHKEFWELVSKMGAKTIIEPDAHGRMGLRQEYLKEIIKYANQFKLNIIEKIEI, from the coding sequence ATGGACATACAGAAAATCAAGAATTGTTATCATTCTCACACAATATATTGTAAACATGCGACATTAACACCAGAAGAATTAGTGCAAATGGCAATTAGTGAAGGTTTCGAAATAATCGGAGTTAGTGAACACGTTCCGTATAAAAATAATCGCCAAAATGGAGCTTCATTTCGTTTAGATATTAATAAAATCAAGGATTATTTTAATGATATGAATTTCCTAAAAGAAAAGTATAAAGATCAAATAAAAATTTATACTGGTTTTGAATGCGAATATTACCAAGGCGAGGAAAATTGATATAAGGAACTATCTAAAAATCCTAATGTTGATTACCTGATATTTGGCAATCATGCTTATCCTAGTGAAAATAATCCCATTTTCACTACTTCTAATCCATCAAAGAATCGCGAAGAGGGATTAGAACTTTATTGTAAATCCGCCATAAAAGGGATGAGATCGGGGTTGTTTAAATATTTTGCACATCCAGATGTTTTTATGAAAAATGAACAATGCTGAGATAGTTTGACGGAAAGTATTTCACGCGATATTATAGCATGTGCTATTGAATGTGATATTCCGCTAGGTTTTAACTTTACCGGTTATTTAATCGGTAAAAGAGAATTTAAACATGGATTAAGATATATTTATCCTCATAAGGAATTTTGAGAATTAGTATCTAAAATGGGAGCAAAAACAATAATAGAACCAGATGCCCATGGACGAATGGGGCTTCGCCAAGAGTATTTAAAAGAAATAATTAAATACGCAAATCAGTTCAAATTAAACATAATTGAAAAAATAGAAATTTAG
- the rplM gene encoding 50S ribosomal protein L13, which produces MRQTTNLKHLEVNPQWFLIDAQGQVLGRLATQIADLLRGKNKPDFTPNVDSGAFIVVINADKIVLTGNKLNDKIYYSHSMYPGGLKQRTAKDMLAKFPERVLEKAVHGMIPHTKLGDKQRKKLFVYAGDKHPHEAQQPIKLDL; this is translated from the coding sequence ATGAGACAAACGACAAATTTAAAACATTTAGAAGTAAACCCGCAATGATTTTTAATCGATGCGCAAGGACAAGTTCTAGGAAGACTAGCAACACAAATCGCTGATCTATTAAGAGGTAAAAATAAACCAGATTTTACTCCAAATGTAGATTCAGGAGCATTTATTGTTGTTATTAATGCCGATAAAATTGTTTTAACTGGAAATAAACTAAATGATAAAATTTACTACTCTCATTCAATGTATCCTGGTGGTTTAAAACAAAGAACTGCTAAAGATATGTTGGCTAAATTCCCTGAAAGAGTTTTAGAAAAAGCTGTTCATGGAATGATCCCTCACACAAAATTAGGGGATAAGCAAAGAAAAAAATTGTTTGTATACGCTGGAGATAAACATCCACATGAAGCACAACAACCAATTAAATTAGATTTATAG
- the rpsI gene encoding 30S ribosomal protein S9 — translation MISKVINSTGKRKNAVCKLRLISNGTGKITINDKSINEYFQNDFLVSNSEKPFSLTETVNQFDVVADVLGGGLSAQSDALRHAIAQALAEYNEELRSVLKSNKFLTRDSRVKERKKYGLKSARRAPQYSKR, via the coding sequence ATGATTAGTAAAGTTATTAACTCAACTGGTAAAAGAAAAAATGCAGTTTGTAAATTAAGATTAATTTCTAATGGTACAGGAAAAATTACTATTAACGATAAATCTATAAATGAATACTTTCAAAATGATTTTTTAGTAAGTAATTCAGAAAAACCTTTTTCTTTAACAGAAACTGTAAATCAATTTGATGTTGTTGCTGATGTTCTTGGTGGAGGATTGTCTGCACAATCTGATGCATTAAGACACGCTATCGCTCAAGCATTAGCGGAATATAATGAAGAATTAAGATCAGTTCTTAAATCAAATAAATTTTTAACAAGAGATTCTCGTGTTAAGGAACGTAAAAAATACGGTCTAAAATCTGCACGTAGAGCTCCACAATACTCAAAAAGATAG
- a CDS encoding ABC transporter ATP-binding protein produces the protein MKNLRDLKFLKNWRDNIEKKRATLYRAKEKMTAAEERAKPQSQKDLEKLERKMSSIEEQVKRDASFRGSAIEIKAFTKVFKSFFAVKDATFNVSSGVIHGFLGPNGSGKTTTIKCLIGAERKSYGNLKVFGKVAGSVEAKSTIGYIPEAARFPKHMNSIEYLINMAKLSGVEPNAAYEIVKSILESMGLWKFRYKKPIFFSSGMQKKMLLAQAMINDPKLLILDEPAENLDPTTRAQLYNELVRLKDLGKTIFISSHVLAELNDIVQEITILRFGKVLFSGKTDTIASSGLSTYRIITNDNDKLITLLNKQGFSCKETDDGVIIKIESESQNYIIQNIIYQNSLYIKEYVQAKKSLQDVYDSLVTENDFSSPEDKGGKGEN, from the coding sequence ATGAAAAATTTAAGAGATCTAAAATTTTTAAAAAACTGAAGAGATAATATTGAAAAAAAACGTGCAACCTTGTATCGCGCAAAAGAAAAGATGACGGCGGCTGAAGAAAGAGCTAAACCTCAATCTCAAAAAGATCTTGAAAAACTTGAACGAAAAATGTCTTCAATTGAAGAACAAGTTAAAAGAGATGCTTCGTTTAGAGGATCAGCGATCGAGATTAAAGCCTTTACTAAAGTTTTTAAAAGTTTTTTTGCTGTAAAAGATGCCACATTTAATGTAAGTTCTGGTGTTATTCATGGTTTCTTGGGACCAAATGGTTCTGGAAAAACAACAACAATTAAATGTTTAATTGGTGCTGAGAGAAAATCATATGGAAATTTAAAGGTGTTTGGGAAAGTTGCGGGATCTGTTGAAGCAAAATCAACAATTGGTTATATTCCTGAAGCTGCTCGTTTCCCAAAACACATGAATTCAATAGAATATTTAATTAACATGGCAAAGCTATCAGGAGTAGAACCAAATGCGGCTTATGAAATTGTTAAATCAATTCTTGAATCAATGGGACTATGAAAATTTCGTTATAAAAAACCAATTTTCTTTTCATCTGGTATGCAAAAGAAAATGTTATTAGCTCAAGCGATGATTAATGATCCAAAATTATTAATTCTTGATGAACCAGCTGAAAACCTTGATCCAACAACTCGTGCTCAATTGTATAACGAGTTAGTAAGATTAAAAGATTTAGGGAAAACAATTTTTATTTCATCTCACGTTTTGGCGGAATTGAATGATATTGTTCAAGAAATCACAATCTTACGTTTTGGTAAAGTATTGTTCTCAGGGAAAACAGATACAATTGCTTCTTCGGGATTATCAACTTATCGAATTATTACAAATGATAATGATAAATTAATTACTTTATTAAATAAACAAGGTTTTTCTTGTAAGGAAACAGATGATGGAGTAATTATTAAAATTGAAAGTGAATCACAAAACTACATTATTCAAAATATTATTTACCAAAATAGTTTATACATTAAGGAATATGTGCAAGCTAAAAAATCACTACAAGATGTTTATGATTCACTAGTAACAGAGAATGACTTCAGTTCACCTGAAGATAAAGGAGGTAAAGGTGAAAATTAA
- a CDS encoding ABC transporter permease, whose protein sequence is MKINTRSKEHLTKSYIGLDFDFSKMRIAGKARGFSIFNYTLVKMLRSPSTIFFLVISFILTATLLYIGTNVSTFTLDKKVSLMNSTYTVVYFTMFLCGIFTIFLATKCSQTICDEIEEGTFLVVLSKPISRLSLLLQKWLSFQLIGMVLVISVLLFDSAFLAIVLQNDQIFEQFIKSVVFIFIFSIIYQLLFSSIFFIISFSVSSRTLIIIAALTSILLLVLNVIIPLFTVNNVLQIQKGIKQLTVSNDLYPVITNEINTFGIIAIFDISYQLQTIFHLAQTYFGAKAAENNEIGSSGFLSQFDYFEKPNILPPQSTGGTSPIALINGWSDFINAWVLLGIYLVISAGLLVGTYYSLINKDFR, encoded by the coding sequence GTGAAAATTAATACAAGATCAAAAGAGCATTTAACAAAAAGTTATATTGGTCTAGACTTTGACTTTTCAAAAATGAGAATTGCTGGAAAAGCACGTGGGTTTTCAATTTTTAACTATACATTAGTAAAAATGTTGAGAAGTCCAAGTACAATATTCTTCCTAGTAATTTCATTTATATTAACAGCAACTTTACTATACATTGGAACTAACGTATCAACTTTTACACTTGATAAAAAAGTTTCCTTAATGAATTCTACATATACTGTTGTTTACTTTACGATGTTTTTGTGTGGTATTTTTACAATATTTTTAGCGACAAAATGTTCACAAACAATTTGTGATGAAATCGAAGAAGGAACATTTCTTGTTGTTTTATCAAAACCGATTTCTCGTTTAAGTTTATTACTACAAAAATGACTTTCCTTTCAATTAATTGGAATGGTTTTAGTTATTTCTGTTTTATTATTCGATTCAGCTTTCTTAGCTATCGTTTTACAAAATGATCAAATATTTGAACAATTTATTAAATCAGTGGTTTTCATTTTTATTTTTTCAATAATTTACCAACTATTGTTTTCATCAATCTTCTTCATTATTTCATTTAGTGTAAGTTCAAGAACATTAATTATTATTGCTGCTTTAACTTCGATTCTATTATTGGTTTTAAACGTAATTATTCCTTTATTCACAGTTAATAATGTTTTACAAATTCAAAAAGGAATTAAACAATTAACGGTTTCTAATGATTTATATCCAGTTATTACTAATGAAATAAATACCTTCGGGATTATTGCTATTTTTGATATTTCGTACCAATTACAAACAATTTTCCACTTAGCTCAAACGTATTTCGGAGCTAAAGCTGCTGAAAATAACGAAATTGGAAGTTCAGGTTTCTTATCACAATTTGACTACTTCGAAAAACCAAACATTCTTCCTCCGCAATCAACAGGAGGAACTTCTCCAATTGCATTAATTAATGGATGATCAGATTTTATTAATGCATGAGTCTTGTTGGGAATTTATTTAGTTATCTCTGCTGGGTTATTAGTAGGAACATACTACTCATTAATTAACAAAGATTTTAGATAA
- a CDS encoding MATE family efflux transporter: protein MIKRHMVFFRAHNIFDKKFLKSILPFLIPAILQALIDVLINFIDSFLIGSVNTPNHTDNVSALVGVTATQSLIFVGISVIIGAAYGCSTYAAQFFGAEKYRDLQKNNIVRLYLSVVTGLIFMIICFIFQSTLLNLFLNVDGTVGSNDNVGPIALTYAKTYAQYAFWTLPLIGVSYTLIASYRDCKYVLPPFCSSLFVLIIKFAITLPICLSNRDNPDLIINVLGISRLVSYFIIPIFLIIYGYWKKYEFLPRFFIFKDNELVKKVLIKALPLIVNELLWTVAISSQIYSYSKLGGNRLAGAEVSFSINELFFTFSLGLAPIVAALVGHRLGENDLKNAKRDAYRLIIFSGFVSIIIEVLILISAFIVPRYLYSGLTTDAISYARNMLLVLAGFYIFMVINGVIYYILRIGGDIKSVFIVDSISTILINGLGTFLLVEFLSPYIDYDPTIIYLIICASYIIKTTICFYIFQKKRWLRSLV from the coding sequence ATGATAAAACGTCATATGGTTTTTTTTAGAGCACATAACATTTTTGATAAAAAATTTTTAAAATCAATATTACCATTTTTAATACCTGCTATTCTACAAGCATTAATCGATGTATTAATTAATTTTATTGACTCATTTTTGATTGGGAGTGTTAATACCCCAAATCACACAGATAATGTTTCAGCTTTAGTGGGAGTTACCGCTACGCAATCATTAATTTTTGTTGGGATATCAGTGATTATTGGCGCAGCATATGGTTGTAGTACATACGCTGCTCAATTTTTTGGTGCTGAAAAATATAGAGATTTACAAAAAAACAATATTGTTAGGTTATATTTGTCTGTTGTGACGGGTTTAATTTTTATGATTATTTGCTTTATTTTTCAAAGTACATTATTAAATTTATTTTTAAATGTCGATGGAACTGTCGGATCGAATGATAATGTTGGACCAATTGCTTTGACTTATGCCAAAACTTATGCACAATATGCCTTTTGAACTCTTCCATTAATTGGTGTGAGTTACACATTAATTGCGTCATATCGCGATTGTAAATATGTTTTACCCCCTTTTTGCAGTAGTTTGTTTGTGTTGATCATTAAATTTGCGATAACATTACCTATTTGTTTATCAAATCGTGATAATCCTGATTTAATAATTAATGTACTAGGAATTTCGAGACTAGTTTCATATTTTATTATTCCGATTTTTTTAATTATTTATGGATACTGAAAGAAGTACGAATTCTTGCCAAGATTTTTTATTTTTAAAGATAACGAACTCGTAAAAAAAGTTCTTATTAAAGCATTGCCGTTGATTGTTAATGAATTATTGTGAACAGTTGCTATCTCAAGTCAAATTTATTCTTATTCGAAACTAGGGGGTAATAGATTAGCTGGAGCAGAGGTTTCCTTTTCAATAAATGAATTATTTTTTACATTTTCACTAGGTTTGGCACCAATAGTTGCTGCCTTAGTTGGTCACCGCTTAGGAGAGAATGATTTAAAAAACGCAAAAAGAGATGCATATCGCTTAATTATTTTTTCTGGATTTGTTTCAATAATTATTGAAGTTCTTATATTAATTTCAGCATTCATTGTTCCAAGATATTTATATTCAGGATTAACCACGGATGCTATTTCATACGCAAGAAATATGTTACTTGTTTTAGCTGGATTTTACATTTTCATGGTGATCAATGGGGTTATTTATTATATTTTAAGAATTGGCGGAGATATTAAATCGGTGTTTATTGTTGATTCTATATCAACTATTTTAATAAATGGTTTGGGAACTTTCTTACTTGTTGAATTTTTATCACCATATATTGATTATGACCCAACGATTATTTATCTAATTATTTGTGCATCATACATTATAAAAACTACAATTTGTTTCTATATTTTCCAAAAAAAACGTTGGTTAAGAAGTTTGGTTTAA
- a CDS encoding acetate/propionate family kinase, producing MNKKVLVINAGSTSCKFMIFEFPSEKILAQGNARNIGLEDCAILIEYGDQKNETFTPSFNYQQALNKIFSLVVDLKVIKSLEELEFVGHRFVHGGELKESKLMTNDIVETIEKMSPFVPLHNPPSLQCYKLIKENYPHFKHVAVFDTSFHATIPNFEFLFPVPLRFYTNHKIRRYGFHGTSFRSILQMFIDETGIKKPNLIVAHIGGGGSVCAIKDGKSYATTMGLTPLGGFSMLTRSGDLDPSVLEHIIKTENLTLDQAMEVLWKKSGVQGLAELPTGKSFIDLTKEAREGNEKYAIALRNYTEGIIGYIAKYYFKLRGKVDAIIFTGGVCEHSVYVREQFFSAIQETLQLKYKKDYNPNHSIKSWHELTDENNKLKMIVLPTKEELIIARDTYEITN from the coding sequence ATGAATAAAAAAGTTTTAGTTATTAATGCAGGAAGCACTTCTTGCAAATTCATGATATTTGAATTTCCATCAGAAAAAATATTAGCACAGGGGAATGCGCGTAACATTGGTTTAGAAGATTGCGCAATTTTAATTGAGTATGGTGATCAAAAAAATGAAACATTTACGCCAAGTTTTAATTATCAACAAGCATTAAATAAAATATTTAGTTTAGTAGTTGATTTAAAAGTAATTAAATCATTAGAGGAATTAGAATTTGTAGGACACCGTTTTGTGCATGGTGGAGAACTAAAAGAATCTAAATTGATGACGAATGATATTGTGGAAACAATCGAAAAAATGTCTCCATTTGTACCATTACACAATCCACCATCTTTACAATGTTACAAATTAATTAAGGAAAATTACCCTCATTTTAAGCATGTAGCCGTATTCGATACATCATTTCACGCAACAATTCCTAATTTTGAATTTTTATTTCCAGTTCCATTAAGATTTTATACAAATCACAAAATTCGAAGATACGGTTTTCATGGGACAAGTTTTCGTTCAATTCTACAAATGTTCATCGATGAAACAGGAATTAAAAAACCAAATTTAATTGTTGCTCATATTGGCGGAGGTGGAAGTGTTTGCGCCATTAAGGATGGAAAATCTTACGCTACAACGATGGGACTAACACCACTTGGTGGTTTTTCAATGTTAACAAGATCGGGAGATTTAGATCCATCGGTATTAGAACATATCATAAAAACAGAAAATTTAACATTAGACCAAGCAATGGAAGTTTTATGAAAAAAATCTGGAGTTCAAGGTTTAGCAGAATTACCAACTGGGAAAAGTTTTATAGATTTAACAAAGGAAGCACGTGAAGGTAACGAAAAGTATGCAATTGCTTTAAGAAATTACACTGAAGGAATCATTGGCTACATTGCAAAATATTATTTTAAATTAAGAGGAAAAGTTGATGCAATTATTTTTACAGGAGGGGTTTGTGAACATAGCGTTTATGTTCGTGAACAATTCTTTAGCGCCATTCAAGAAACTCTACAATTAAAATATAAAAAAGACTATAATCCCAATCATTCAATTAAATCATGACATGAATTAACTGATGAAAATAATAAATTAAAAATGATTGTTTTACCAACTAAAGAAGAATTAATCATTGCAAGGGACACATACGAAATAACGAATTAA
- the nifJ gene encoding pyruvate:ferredoxin (flavodoxin) oxidoreductase — MKKIIINGTTAAALTAYQFSEVCAIYPISPSSSISEYMDIYSAKKKANVLGNVVDIIQMQSEVGAIAAVHGALQTGVLSSTFTSSQGLLLMLPNLYKLRGEMLPSVIYVASRSIASRSLSIFCDHQDIYATRITGVPIVSAASVQEILDLAPAIHASSLQASSPFIFFFDGFRTGHETQKVEEYTQEMYNQFLNNDDLTKFRNRTMTPMDPDTRGTSEDESSFFQSIESQNFQNQLIIDSVKEQFKKVEKLTGRHYAPFVYNGAKNPKYVMIIMGSATEIAEETINNLNEKNDEYGVIKVHLYRPFSVKDFVNVLPKSVQKIVVLDRAKEWGANGEPLYLDTVATINENKDQFKKLDLIIGGRYGLSSKDFNPAMVKSCFDHLQSNNPFHSFTVGINDDMNMTSIKIDDSYIIEKSDEKSYLFWGLAGDGMVSAGNTITNFIGENSKDNVQVYVTYDSRKAGGITRSFLRVSPKQIKAPYYSQANNLILCSKDSFVLSIRSMLSTLGKNGIFLLNTQRTSQEIVEILPNRMKKQLADKNAKFYIIDAMKLSKEAGLGERMNTVIQMAFLYLISDEKKFNESKQTLKDIVEKTYGKKGQDIVEANFKAMDLVSKENLLEINVDPHWKKLLINEKPIDKNISYEEFTRLMNNMDGNDIPVSFFASEIKGKSLLDGKALNQDITFNLKRQMANNIPVWNPENCIQCSQCAFYCPHATIRAFQLTNEEIKNAPKSFPTIEQTNPANQKYRFAIHIDAENCVGCGLCSNICPGKGPDKKALKMTPAKEVAFKNVDLTNYLFKKVEYKTDGYSTDTIKGAALLYPYFEASGACAGCGETPYYRLLTQLFGKDMVIANATGCTSIYSGTYPFTPLTRDKDGLGPTWANSLFEDNAEFGFGMVSASSYKNNVLRETIIKNLDKAEPEFKEILQQYLIAQSREEQRNLRSQLLTWTKKTKVTELKLIDNFKDVLVKKSHWIIGGDGWSYDIGYSGIDHVVASGKDINILILDTEVYSNTGGQKSKSSQIASVEKFAFNGKDVVKKDIALILMQYKNVYIAKISLGMNPMQAIKALKEAESYDGPSVVICYCPCVEHGIKGGMFNQRLHSMQAVMTGYWQIYRHDPRLIDKNQNPFQLDFKNPNFENLQTFLMSENRFAILQKNNPSHAQELYTKLRASLEDKFKQVKFLSENYYGK; from the coding sequence ATGAAAAAAATAATTATTAATGGAACAACAGCTGCCGCTTTAACAGCTTATCAATTTTCAGAGGTTTGTGCTATTTATCCAATTTCGCCATCTTCAAGTATTTCAGAATACATGGATATTTACTCAGCAAAGAAAAAGGCGAATGTTCTAGGAAATGTGGTTGATATTATTCAAATGCAATCTGAAGTAGGAGCGATAGCTGCTGTTCATGGAGCTTTACAAACTGGAGTATTGTCATCTACATTTACTTCTTCGCAAGGTTTATTATTGATGTTGCCAAATCTTTATAAATTACGTGGAGAAATGTTGCCATCTGTTATATATGTAGCGAGTCGTTCAATCGCTTCTAGAAGTTTAAGTATTTTTTGTGACCATCAAGATATTTATGCGACAAGAATTACTGGTGTTCCAATAGTTTCTGCCGCATCAGTTCAAGAAATTTTAGATTTAGCTCCAGCCATTCATGCATCATCTTTACAAGCATCATCACCTTTTATTTTCTTTTTTGACGGATTTAGAACAGGTCATGAAACTCAAAAAGTGGAAGAGTATACACAGGAAATGTATAATCAATTTCTAAATAATGATGATTTAACGAAATTTAGAAATAGAACTATGACCCCAATGGATCCAGATACACGCGGAACGTCAGAGGATGAATCCTCTTTTTTTCAATCTATTGAGTCACAAAATTTTCAAAATCAATTAATTATTGATTCAGTAAAAGAACAATTCAAAAAAGTGGAGAAATTAACAGGTCGTCATTATGCACCTTTTGTTTATAATGGCGCAAAAAATCCTAAATATGTAATGATTATTATGGGTTCAGCAACAGAAATTGCAGAAGAAACAATCAACAATTTAAACGAGAAAAATGATGAATATGGTGTTATAAAAGTTCATTTGTATCGCCCATTCAGTGTAAAAGATTTTGTTAATGTTTTACCTAAATCTGTGCAAAAAATTGTTGTTTTAGACCGTGCTAAAGAATGGGGTGCTAATGGTGAACCACTATATTTAGATACTGTTGCAACAATAAACGAAAACAAAGATCAATTTAAAAAATTAGACCTAATTATTGGTGGAAGATATGGTTTGAGTTCAAAAGATTTCAATCCTGCAATGGTAAAAAGCTGTTTTGATCATTTACAATCTAATAATCCATTTCATTCATTCACTGTCGGAATTAATGACGATATGAACATGACATCTATTAAAATCGATGATTCATATATTATCGAAAAAAGTGACGAAAAATCATACTTGTTTTGAGGTCTGGCTGGTGACGGAATGGTTTCAGCTGGAAACACAATTACCAACTTTATTGGCGAAAATTCAAAAGATAATGTACAAGTTTATGTTACTTATGATTCAAGAAAAGCTGGCGGAATTACAAGAAGTTTTTTGCGAGTTAGTCCAAAACAAATTAAAGCTCCATACTATTCGCAAGCAAATAACTTAATTCTTTGCTCGAAGGATAGTTTTGTTCTTTCTATAAGAAGTATGTTGTCTACTTTAGGGAAGAATGGGATTTTCTTATTGAACACTCAAAGAACATCGCAAGAAATTGTTGAAATATTACCAAATCGAATGAAAAAACAATTAGCTGATAAAAATGCCAAATTTTATATTATTGATGCAATGAAATTGTCGAAAGAAGCTGGCCTAGGTGAAAGAATGAATACTGTTATTCAGATGGCGTTTTTATACCTTATTTCAGATGAGAAAAAATTTAATGAATCAAAACAAACATTAAAAGACATTGTTGAAAAAACTTATGGGAAAAAAGGACAAGACATTGTTGAAGCAAATTTTAAAGCTATGGATTTAGTGTCAAAGGAAAATTTATTAGAAATTAATGTTGATCCTCATTGAAAAAAACTACTTATTAATGAAAAACCGATCGACAAAAATATCTCATATGAGGAATTTACGAGATTAATGAACAACATGGATGGGAACGATATTCCAGTTAGTTTTTTTGCTTCTGAAATTAAAGGAAAGTCACTTTTAGATGGTAAAGCATTGAATCAAGACATTACATTCAATTTGAAACGACAAATGGCTAATAATATTCCAGTTTGAAATCCAGAGAATTGTATTCAATGTTCACAATGTGCTTTTTATTGCCCACACGCTACTATCCGCGCTTTTCAATTAACTAATGAAGAAATAAAAAATGCTCCTAAATCTTTTCCAACCATTGAACAAACAAATCCCGCGAATCAAAAATACCGTTTTGCAATCCATATCGATGCAGAGAATTGTGTAGGCTGTGGTTTGTGTTCTAATATTTGCCCAGGAAAAGGTCCAGATAAAAAAGCCCTAAAAATGACACCAGCAAAAGAAGTAGCTTTTAAAAATGTTGATTTAACTAATTATCTTTTCAAGAAAGTTGAATACAAAACAGATGGTTATTCAACTGATACCATTAAGGGAGCAGCTTTATTGTATCCATATTTTGAAGCTAGTGGAGCTTGTGCTGGATGTGGAGAAACTCCTTATTATCGTTTATTAACTCAATTATTCGGAAAAGATATGGTGATTGCTAATGCAACTGGATGTACTTCCATATATTCAGGAACATACCCCTTCACACCACTTACAAGAGATAAAGATGGTTTAGGACCAACTTGAGCCAATTCGTTATTTGAAGATAATGCAGAATTTGGTTTTGGAATGGTTAGTGCTTCATCGTATAAAAATAATGTTTTACGAGAAACAATTATCAAGAATCTAGATAAAGCAGAACCGGAATTTAAGGAAATTTTACAACAATATCTAATTGCGCAATCTCGCGAAGAACAACGAAATCTACGCTCTCAATTATTGACTTGAACTAAAAAAACTAAAGTTACTGAATTAAAACTAATTGATAATTTTAAAGATGTTCTTGTTAAAAAATCGCACTGAATTATTGGAGGAGATGGTTGATCATACGATATAGGTTATTCTGGTATTGATCATGTTGTTGCTAGTGGAAAAGATATAAACATTTTAATTTTAGATACGGAAGTGTATTCAAACACAGGTGGGCAAAAATCAAAATCTTCTCAAATCGCTTCGGTTGAAAAGTTTGCCTTTAATGGTAAAGATGTGGTGAAAAAAGATATTGCTTTAATTTTAATGCAATACAAAAATGTTTATATTGCTAAAATTTCTCTAGGAATGAATCCAATGCAAGCAATTAAGGCTTTAAAAGAAGCAGAATCTTACGATGGACCATCAGTTGTAATTTGTTATTGTCCATGTGTAGAACACGGAATTAAAGGAGGAATGTTTAATCAAAGACTTCATTCAATGCAAGCAGTAATGACGGGTTATTGACAAATTTATCGTCATGATCCAAGATTAATTGATAAAAACCAAAATCCATTTCAACTGGATTTTAAAAATCCTAATTTTGAAAATTTACAAACTTTTTTAATGTCAGAAAATCGTTTTGCAATATTGCAAAAAAATAATCCTAGTCACGCTCAAGAATTATATACTAAATTAAGAGCTAGTTTGGAAGATAAATTCAAACAAGTTAAATTTTTAAGTGAAAATTATTATGGAAAATAA